A genomic segment from Bacillus cereus G9842 encodes:
- a CDS encoding DUF1641 domain-containing protein, whose product MAAPIKMIQKQELTEEEIKQQKLDDLKELLTNNEEALNQMFNIVGELNDIGMLEAANSMLKAKEPIAKIVLGQVTREPVTNLINNMMGAAGALTELDPELTKKLIGSLLVGLEEGNEHLESNKKVGVFDLMKVLKDPDINRAIGFGLHFLKGMGKGLKDE is encoded by the coding sequence ATGGCTGCACCTATAAAAATGATTCAAAAACAAGAATTAACTGAGGAAGAAATAAAACAGCAAAAGTTAGATGATTTAAAAGAGCTTCTAACTAATAATGAAGAAGCTCTAAATCAGATGTTTAATATAGTAGGGGAATTAAATGACATTGGAATGCTAGAAGCTGCAAATTCTATGCTAAAAGCGAAAGAACCAATTGCGAAGATTGTTCTAGGTCAAGTAACTCGTGAGCCTGTTACAAATTTAATTAATAATATGATGGGCGCTGCAGGTGCGTTAACTGAACTTGACCCAGAACTTACGAAAAAGCTTATAGGTAGTTTATTAGTCGGGCTAGAAGAAGGTAATGAACATCTAGAAAGTAATAAAAAAGTAGGGGTATTCGATCTTATGAAAGTATTGAAAGACCCAGATATTAACCGTGCGATCGGGTTTGGGCTTCATTTCTTAAAAGGAATGGGGAAAGGGTTAAAAGACGAATAA
- a CDS encoding Ger(x)C family spore germination protein, with the protein MRRCIHFIIFCFLIIFLVGCEDRLDLEKQSISLIYGFDAKPKGKLIVYHVNPIFNEDVEKKYEIHEAKVHTPREAKDTFNSSSSGLVSTEKLQLILFSTNFLKQEGAMPYLDVWYRDPKNTGNMRMVAVDGPISSVIYNNFKDKPALPEYLTDLINTNKLYNRTVFTTFHEFHRQTFNKGVTPAISEIKKGKKDVIVTGSALLTSRGTYKMSLNRYESALLLMVQKKANIPVSLTMKIPSNLVESNSHLKDTKGDDFITINVLSMNHDIDTDYSDNRFKFNIKMDLKIAVSELTFNMDIDKDRKKLTSLITKQLNKDLNELIYKIQKQQLDPFGFGDYARAFHYKEWKQVEDDWPRAFSKANVKVAPTIKILENGIIK; encoded by the coding sequence ATGAGACGTTGTATTCATTTTATTATATTTTGTTTCCTCATAATTTTTTTAGTAGGCTGTGAAGATCGGCTTGATTTAGAAAAACAATCCATCTCATTAATTTACGGTTTTGACGCAAAACCAAAAGGAAAATTAATTGTGTATCACGTAAACCCTATTTTTAATGAAGATGTAGAGAAAAAGTACGAAATTCATGAAGCGAAAGTACATACACCCCGAGAAGCAAAAGATACGTTTAACAGTTCAAGCAGCGGTTTAGTGTCCACAGAAAAGTTACAGCTCATATTGTTTAGCACAAATTTTTTAAAACAAGAAGGAGCTATGCCTTATCTGGATGTTTGGTATCGCGATCCTAAAAATACAGGAAATATGCGCATGGTTGCAGTAGATGGCCCCATTTCTTCTGTTATATATAATAATTTCAAAGATAAGCCTGCTCTTCCTGAATATTTAACAGATTTAATTAATACGAACAAACTATACAATCGGACCGTGTTTACGACATTCCATGAATTTCATAGACAAACTTTTAATAAAGGCGTAACTCCTGCTATTTCAGAAATAAAAAAAGGGAAGAAAGATGTTATTGTTACCGGTTCGGCACTATTAACTTCTCGTGGAACTTATAAGATGTCTTTAAATCGCTATGAAAGTGCCCTTCTTCTTATGGTGCAAAAGAAAGCTAATATACCCGTTTCACTTACAATGAAAATCCCCTCTAATTTAGTTGAAAGTAATAGCCATCTAAAAGATACAAAAGGCGACGATTTCATAACAATAAACGTTCTTAGTATGAATCATGATATCGATACAGACTATAGCGATAACCGCTTCAAATTTAATATTAAAATGGATTTAAAAATTGCCGTATCTGAACTTACATTCAACATGGATATAGATAAAGATAGAAAGAAATTAACTTCTCTTATTACAAAACAACTAAACAAAGATTTAAACGAATTAATCTACAAAATTCAAAAACAGCAACTCGATCCATTCGGATTTGGTGATTATGCGAGAGCATTTCACTATAAAGAATGGAAACAAGTTGAAGATGATTGGCCACGTGCCTTTTCAAAAGCTAATGTGAAAGTAGCACCAACTATTAAAATTTTAGAAAATGGGATTATTAAATAG
- a CDS encoding spore germination protein gives MGSFRKWIRGEKSFSTHEQSETVLHKEISSSMPLNLKHLSKLFSGIPELITRTFPLKNGKEAALIYMEGLVDKTVINVDILRPLLFKEWNEDDFWESSVSIGNIKKVQKWIDIEQSLLHGKSILFINGQLSALELDTQAAPKRSIEEPTTETSIKSSHEGFNEVASDSIALIRRYIPNRELKVKEFTVGERATSKVFLLYLADVANEDVVQDMACRIESIKVDAILTTGELEGFVEDNSYTLFPQLSITERPDTTAHHILNGRIAVVVDRSPGVLIGPMTFSSFFQTIDDYSFRPMIPSFIRLLRFTGLFIAIFAPALYIAMISFHYEVIPLKLLLTIGESRAKIPFPPILEALLMELVLEMLREAAIRLPGPVGQTIGVVGGIVIGQAAVQAGIVSNVMVIVVSITAVASFIIPNLEMSAGIRLLRFPMMIAASLFGVIGIMVGMAIIIIHILSMESLGVPYGSPFSPSHASDLKDTLVRFPWKIMKKRPLSLQLKQNNRQSDVEEKEENK, from the coding sequence ATGGGTTCTTTTCGAAAATGGATAAGGGGCGAAAAATCTTTCTCTACACACGAGCAATCTGAAACTGTATTACATAAAGAAATTTCTTCCTCCATGCCGCTTAATCTTAAACACTTATCCAAATTATTTAGTGGTATTCCAGAATTAATTACACGCACTTTCCCGTTAAAAAACGGAAAAGAAGCTGCTCTTATATATATGGAAGGACTTGTAGATAAAACTGTTATTAATGTAGATATTCTTCGGCCTCTCTTATTTAAAGAATGGAATGAAGACGATTTTTGGGAATCTTCTGTTTCTATAGGGAATATTAAAAAAGTTCAGAAGTGGATAGACATTGAGCAATCTCTCTTACATGGCAAAAGTATTTTATTTATAAACGGTCAATTATCGGCTTTAGAACTAGATACACAAGCGGCGCCAAAAAGGAGCATTGAAGAACCTACAACAGAGACTTCCATAAAAAGCTCACACGAAGGATTTAATGAAGTGGCAAGTGATAGTATCGCACTTATTCGTCGCTATATTCCAAATCGCGAATTAAAAGTGAAGGAATTCACTGTTGGCGAACGAGCAACCTCTAAAGTTTTTTTACTTTATCTTGCAGATGTTGCAAACGAAGATGTTGTACAAGATATGGCATGCCGCATCGAATCAATCAAAGTAGATGCTATTCTTACTACCGGTGAATTAGAAGGATTTGTTGAAGATAATTCCTATACTCTCTTCCCACAATTGTCTATCACTGAACGTCCTGACACAACGGCACATCATATTTTGAATGGGCGAATCGCTGTTGTTGTAGATCGCTCACCAGGCGTATTAATAGGACCTATGACCTTTTCATCCTTTTTTCAGACGATAGATGATTACAGCTTCAGACCTATGATTCCATCTTTTATACGACTTCTTCGTTTCACTGGGCTATTTATTGCAATATTTGCTCCTGCTCTTTATATTGCTATGATTTCCTTCCATTATGAAGTAATTCCGCTCAAATTGTTGTTAACGATTGGAGAATCTCGAGCCAAAATTCCTTTCCCCCCCATATTAGAAGCTTTATTAATGGAATTAGTTCTCGAAATGCTCCGAGAAGCAGCGATTCGGCTTCCTGGGCCTGTTGGACAAACAATCGGCGTCGTAGGAGGAATTGTAATTGGACAAGCTGCGGTTCAAGCTGGGATTGTTAGTAACGTTATGGTTATCGTCGTATCAATTACTGCGGTTGCCTCTTTCATTATTCCTAACTTAGAAATGTCAGCAGGAATTCGGCTTCTTCGATTCCCAATGATGATAGCAGCCTCTTTATTTGGCGTCATTGGAATTATGGTTGGAATGGCAATCATTATCATCCATATTCTTTCTATGGAATCACTTGGTGTGCCATATGGTAGTCCTTTTTCTCCGTCACATGCTTCGGACTTAAAAGATACCCTTGTACGTTTCCCATGGAAAATCATGAAGAAACGGCCACTATCTCTACAATTAAAACAAAATAACCGGCAAAGCGATGTTGAGGAAAAGGAGGAGAATAAGTGA
- a CDS encoding tubulin-like doman-containing protein — MTLQVPTILIGLGGIGSTVTHQIYEKLPEERRKKVAMHVFDTDVNTLSKFDHIRKFKTQTSSSKTPREYIAGDPTIPEWFPMDPTILDKPLTEGAGQLRVISRLALRAAMKEDKLTSFWQEIEKIFPVTSDQTEYGVRVIIVTSLAGGTGSGMFLQIALYLREMLRKKLQHHNILIRGAFLMPDVLVKTRTVSAKEFETVQANGYASLKELHAITLGSTGELSKRGGVTIELEYRPDQVDEDGRTNHTIKQHHLPYNYCFLYDYENLHGHHLHNLSDYMEQMANTIYLQLFSPMSTSHFAQEDNQIQQLAESSGKGRYCGAGTAKLIYPYEHVLKYCALKWAVQGLDESWLHLDQLFQEKKQRYDQDVKRGMQREKPERGKSYLEDLEHLATRPEQAHIFYRQMYNETREGAEGGKLGVAKSKLFLEAVESYVQRTVQKDEELNRLQHECKISAAKLKMMEQMKGEVARVDHAVRLYAYAIPSRVHEHVTTLLYDMIESDRFSPSGSEGQSYQLNTWFLKKTDPVHPVAARFMLYEIRKQLVEKMNRLHENNEQKRNVIQNYDKKFNVGNIDGTVTAVRRVEIAQQQGWFGKMINNQQRLFKREFEDIVTQYVHKLNEYRKEMLLELVYQSLYQTVNKMIQYWERFFDNLHETRENLLFEIQKRSKEFEGKTNPTNVYVLAEEQLQEKIWQDMQQHLNLGVLPKDISAEIYMSLYGEYCRDAKTEEIQSKKVEDFYREHILSYCYDELQVRYRDKLELNIIEALRKEADYKKRDRDEYVREKIEDLFHLASPFVPKVAHHRELQYWGIHPSLKKELQEELIQEMFKEKDTVHEAFSPFEVICYRAHYGLSLQDFPKLSSGHISNGFMNDKGDYFQSYYRRVNKLNSKKSSLTPHLDKYWHLPAFMPDLNATQTKLDYDKCNRALLYAYMYRWISLVAVDGQFVYQYNGVGRSFLIQSMGKNISSESYKLHRALLHNPFIYENILSRFEEEQEKAMIQGGHLYTHPFVLGAQDVRWLRKEHVHNLLDMILMYDREAKYDPTLEETSDELLRLFLDEIELYFQNYYGTGADMVAKKEKEMFIKQLWDRSHAKGYVDPNSAPYKKWQNLLSVQDEEETPKTNV; from the coding sequence ATGACATTACAAGTTCCAACAATATTAATTGGTTTAGGTGGAATCGGTAGTACTGTGACGCATCAAATATATGAAAAACTGCCTGAAGAGCGCCGAAAAAAGGTAGCAATGCACGTATTTGATACAGATGTGAATACTTTGAGTAAATTTGATCATATTCGAAAGTTTAAGACACAAACAAGTTCTAGTAAAACGCCTAGGGAGTATATTGCGGGAGATCCAACGATTCCAGAGTGGTTTCCGATGGATCCGACTATACTTGATAAACCATTAACAGAAGGAGCAGGACAGTTACGTGTCATTTCACGTTTAGCGTTACGTGCTGCGATGAAAGAAGATAAATTGACCTCTTTTTGGCAAGAAATCGAGAAAATTTTTCCAGTTACAAGTGATCAAACAGAATATGGTGTGCGTGTCATTATAGTAACATCACTAGCAGGCGGAACAGGTTCGGGGATGTTTCTACAAATTGCATTATATTTACGTGAAATGCTTCGGAAAAAATTGCAGCATCATAACATTTTAATACGCGGTGCGTTTTTAATGCCTGATGTTTTAGTAAAGACGAGAACAGTTAGTGCGAAAGAGTTTGAGACGGTGCAAGCAAACGGATATGCATCGTTAAAAGAATTACATGCTATTACGCTCGGTTCTACTGGAGAATTATCAAAACGCGGCGGGGTAACAATTGAATTAGAGTATCGCCCTGATCAAGTAGATGAAGACGGAAGAACGAATCATACAATTAAACAACATCATTTACCGTACAATTATTGTTTCTTATACGACTACGAAAACCTACATGGACACCATTTGCACAATTTATCAGATTATATGGAGCAAATGGCAAATACAATTTATTTACAGTTATTTAGCCCGATGTCTACAAGTCATTTTGCACAGGAAGACAATCAAATTCAGCAATTAGCAGAATCAAGCGGAAAAGGACGATATTGCGGGGCAGGAACGGCAAAACTCATTTATCCGTATGAGCATGTGTTAAAATATTGTGCTTTAAAATGGGCTGTGCAAGGTTTAGATGAATCGTGGCTTCATTTAGATCAACTGTTTCAAGAGAAGAAGCAAAGATATGACCAAGATGTAAAACGTGGGATGCAGCGTGAAAAGCCGGAGAGAGGTAAAAGTTATTTAGAGGACTTGGAACATCTTGCTACCCGTCCAGAGCAAGCTCATATTTTCTATAGACAAATGTACAATGAAACGCGTGAAGGAGCAGAGGGTGGTAAGCTCGGAGTTGCGAAATCAAAACTGTTTTTAGAAGCTGTAGAAAGTTATGTACAACGCACGGTGCAAAAAGATGAGGAATTAAATCGTCTGCAACATGAGTGTAAAATTTCAGCTGCGAAGCTGAAAATGATGGAACAAATGAAAGGTGAAGTGGCAAGAGTGGATCATGCGGTGCGTTTATATGCGTATGCGATTCCGAGCCGTGTACATGAACATGTAACGACACTTTTATATGACATGATTGAATCAGACCGCTTTTCACCAAGTGGTTCTGAAGGGCAGTCCTATCAACTAAATACATGGTTTTTAAAGAAAACAGATCCAGTTCACCCAGTAGCAGCACGTTTTATGTTATATGAAATTCGAAAGCAGTTAGTAGAAAAAATGAATCGACTACATGAAAATAATGAACAAAAGCGTAATGTAATTCAAAACTACGATAAAAAATTTAATGTGGGTAATATCGATGGAACGGTAACGGCTGTACGCCGAGTAGAAATTGCTCAACAACAAGGCTGGTTTGGAAAAATGATTAATAATCAGCAACGTTTATTCAAAAGAGAATTTGAAGACATCGTAACGCAATATGTACACAAATTAAATGAATATCGAAAAGAAATGCTATTAGAACTTGTGTATCAATCGCTATATCAAACAGTTAATAAAATGATTCAATATTGGGAAAGGTTTTTTGATAATTTACATGAAACACGTGAAAATTTATTGTTTGAAATCCAAAAGCGCAGTAAGGAATTTGAAGGGAAAACAAACCCGACGAATGTATATGTATTAGCTGAGGAACAGCTGCAAGAAAAGATATGGCAAGATATGCAGCAACATTTAAATTTAGGTGTACTACCGAAAGATATATCAGCGGAAATTTATATGAGTTTGTACGGGGAATATTGTCGTGATGCGAAAACAGAAGAGATTCAGTCGAAAAAGGTAGAGGATTTCTACCGAGAACATATACTGAGCTATTGTTATGACGAACTGCAAGTACGCTATCGTGATAAATTAGAACTGAATATCATTGAGGCGTTGCGAAAAGAAGCGGATTATAAGAAACGTGATCGCGATGAATACGTTCGTGAAAAAATTGAAGACCTGTTCCATTTAGCGAGTCCATTCGTTCCGAAAGTTGCTCATCATAGGGAATTACAATATTGGGGTATACATCCTTCTTTAAAGAAAGAGCTGCAAGAGGAATTAATTCAAGAAATGTTTAAAGAAAAAGATACAGTACATGAAGCCTTTTCGCCATTTGAAGTGATCTGTTATCGAGCACATTACGGCTTATCGCTGCAAGACTTTCCTAAATTATCATCAGGACATATTTCAAACGGATTTATGAATGATAAAGGTGACTATTTCCAATCGTATTATCGCCGTGTAAACAAATTAAATAGTAAAAAATCTAGTTTAACGCCGCATTTAGATAAGTATTGGCACTTACCAGCCTTTATGCCAGATTTAAACGCGACTCAAACAAAATTAGATTATGATAAATGTAATCGTGCATTACTATACGCATATATGTATCGCTGGATTAGTTTAGTTGCTGTTGATGGACAGTTTGTGTATCAATATAACGGTGTGGGACGTAGCTTTTTAATTCAGTCGATGGGGAAAAATATTTCAAGCGAAAGTTATAAATTACACAGAGCATTGCTTCATAATCCGTTTATTTATGAAAACATCTTGTCACGATTTGAAGAAGAGCAAGAAAAGGCGATGATACAAGGTGGACATTTATATACACATCCGTTCGTATTAGGAGCCCAAGATGTAAGATGGCTTAGAAAAGAACATGTCCACAATCTTTTAGACATGATTTTAATGTATGACCGTGAAGCGAAGTATGATCCGACGTTAGAAGAAACATCAGATGAATTATTAAGACTATTCCTTGATGAAATCGAGTTGTATTTCCAGAACTATTACGGTACAGGTGCCGATATGGTGGCAAAGAAAGAGAAAGAAATGTTTATTAAACAATTGTGGGATCGCTCGCATGCAAAAGGATATGTAGATCCAAATAGCGCTCCGTATAAAAAATGGCAAAATTTATTAAGTGTTCAAGATGAAGAAGAAACGCCAAAAACGAATGTATAA
- a CDS encoding endospore germination permease, with translation MTKRAKREITLFQYILTISGVQVGFGVLTLPREVAQGANTDGWMSIIIGCVITTLVSLCIVKIMEKHPGYTLLDVLIRYLGKWLGRVVMIFWILYAVLAAVSLIFSLLYVIHIWILPRSPMSLIMILLSIPMLMLACKGALIISRFAVFTVIFTLWMPLLLFIPLKDGHFIYLLPLIKEGWLPIINTVKSTIIAFLGFEFSFVLYPYLTNKASAKKGIVIANLITLFIYLQITFVSFIYFSPDGITKFLWPTLSLVTPFHFSFLERFEIIFLSFYLFIIFDSCIPYIFTASDGINQLLNKKGSSLPIYFLLFGCIFILFFYIPSSYQISALREFWGTASYFIVFLFPVVFLLYMTLYQHWKRRKI, from the coding sequence GTGACAAAACGTGCAAAGAGGGAAATCACTTTATTTCAATACATTTTAACTATTAGTGGTGTTCAAGTCGGATTCGGCGTACTTACACTCCCGCGTGAAGTTGCACAAGGGGCGAATACAGATGGCTGGATGTCTATTATTATCGGATGTGTCATTACTACTTTAGTCAGTCTATGTATTGTAAAAATTATGGAAAAACATCCAGGATATACTTTACTTGATGTGCTGATACGCTATCTTGGAAAATGGCTAGGAAGAGTAGTAATGATTTTTTGGATTTTATATGCTGTACTCGCAGCTGTTTCCTTAATTTTTTCCCTCTTATACGTTATTCACATTTGGATTTTACCTAGATCTCCTATGTCTTTAATTATGATTTTGCTATCTATTCCAATGCTTATGCTTGCATGTAAAGGAGCACTTATTATTAGTCGTTTTGCTGTTTTCACTGTCATCTTTACACTTTGGATGCCATTATTATTATTTATTCCTCTTAAAGATGGGCATTTTATATATCTACTTCCTCTTATCAAGGAAGGATGGCTACCAATTATAAACACCGTGAAATCAACTATCATTGCGTTTCTCGGATTCGAGTTTTCGTTTGTCCTTTATCCTTATTTAACTAACAAAGCATCTGCAAAAAAAGGAATCGTTATTGCGAATTTGATTACGTTATTTATTTATCTTCAAATCACGTTCGTTTCTTTTATTTATTTTAGTCCAGATGGTATAACAAAGTTTTTATGGCCGACACTTTCTCTTGTTACACCGTTTCACTTCTCATTTCTTGAGCGATTTGAAATTATCTTTTTGTCATTTTATCTCTTTATTATTTTTGATTCCTGTATTCCTTATATTTTCACTGCTTCAGATGGAATTAATCAATTACTTAACAAAAAAGGCAGTTCATTACCTATTTATTTTTTATTATTCGGATGTATTTTCATCTTATTCTTTTATATCCCTTCTTCTTATCAGATAAGTGCGTTGCGGGAATTTTGGGGAACTGCTAGTTATTTTATCGTTTTTCTATTCCCAGTGGTATTTCTCTTATACATGACACTTTATCAGCATTGGAAAAGGAGAAAAATTTAA
- the fdhF gene encoding formate dehydrogenase subunit alpha encodes MNDNMVHITIDGKKYAAEPGSTILGVINENGIEHPQICYVPEVDSIQTCDTCIVEVDGKLMRSCSTIATEGMDIERASVRAKEAQTEAMDRLLENHLLYCTVCDNNNGNCKLHNTAELMEIEHQKYPYEPKVDVSEVDMTHPFYRYDPNQCIACGQCVEVCQNLQVNETLSIDWEAERPRVIWDEGVNINDSSCVSCGQCVTICPCNALMEKTMLGEAGFMTGLKPDILEPMVDLIKEVEPGYSGIFAVSEVEAAMRDTRTKKTKTVCTFCGVGCSFEVWTKGRKILKVQPSSDAPVNAISTCVKGKFGWDFVNSKERITKPLIRKNGTFVESTWEEALNVVASKLGSIKEEYGKDAIGFISSSKITNEDNYVIQKLARQVFETNNIDNCSRYCQSPATDGLFRTIGMGGDAGTIKDIAQSGLVIIVGCNPTEGHPVLATRIKRAHKLHGQKLIVADLRKTEMAERSDVFISPKQGTDQVWLMAVTKYMIDQGWHDQEFINENVNFFEDFKESLKEYTLEYGEEMTGISKETLIQMAEMIRDADGTCILWGMGVTQNTGGSDTSAAISNLLLATGNYRRPGAGAYPLRGHNNVQGACDMGTLPGWLPGYQHVTNEMERAKFETAYGVKIDSEPGLNNIEMLHAIDEGKMKAMYLVGEDMALVDSNANHVHEVLTSLDFFVVQDVFLSKTAQYADVVLPAAPSLEKEGTFTNTERRVQRLYQVLPTLGDAKPDWWIVQEVANKLGANWNYSHPSEIFAEMASLSPLFSQANYEVLEGWNSFHWGSFDGTNTPLLFQDGFNFPDKKARFAIADWVRPAEFPAEFDLHINNGRMLEHFHEGNMTNKSTGIQTKVPGVFVEISPDLAKERGVKTGSLVRLVSPFGALKLRALVTDRVKANELYLPMNSTDNETAINFLTGPAVDVRTNTPAYKQTKVRMEVLEVDGENPMPKANPRNKKRHPQAGIEVHRKWARTGYVHLTDK; translated from the coding sequence ATGAATGACAACATGGTTCATATTACAATTGACGGAAAAAAGTATGCAGCGGAGCCTGGTTCAACGATATTGGGTGTGATTAATGAGAACGGGATTGAACATCCGCAAATTTGTTACGTGCCAGAAGTAGATTCTATTCAAACATGTGACACTTGTATTGTAGAAGTTGACGGAAAGTTAATGCGTTCTTGTTCGACGATAGCAACGGAAGGTATGGACATTGAACGTGCTTCTGTTCGCGCAAAAGAAGCACAAACAGAGGCGATGGATCGGTTACTAGAAAATCATTTATTATACTGTACAGTATGTGACAATAACAATGGGAACTGTAAACTGCATAATACAGCAGAATTAATGGAAATCGAACATCAAAAATATCCTTATGAACCGAAAGTAGATGTAAGTGAAGTTGATATGACGCATCCGTTTTATCGCTATGACCCTAATCAATGTATTGCATGCGGTCAATGCGTTGAGGTGTGTCAAAACTTACAAGTAAATGAAACGTTATCGATAGACTGGGAAGCGGAACGCCCACGAGTTATTTGGGATGAAGGAGTAAATATTAATGATTCTTCATGCGTTAGCTGTGGTCAATGTGTAACGATTTGCCCTTGTAACGCTTTAATGGAGAAAACGATGCTCGGTGAAGCTGGATTTATGACGGGATTAAAACCAGATATTCTTGAACCGATGGTAGATTTAATTAAAGAAGTTGAGCCTGGATATAGCGGTATTTTTGCGGTATCAGAAGTGGAAGCGGCCATGCGTGATACTCGTACGAAGAAAACGAAAACAGTATGTACATTTTGTGGTGTAGGTTGTTCGTTTGAAGTGTGGACGAAGGGGCGTAAAATCCTTAAAGTACAGCCATCTTCAGATGCACCAGTTAACGCAATTTCCACTTGTGTAAAAGGGAAATTTGGTTGGGATTTCGTAAATTCTAAAGAACGAATTACAAAACCTTTAATTCGTAAAAATGGAACGTTTGTTGAATCTACATGGGAAGAAGCATTGAATGTAGTTGCAAGTAAATTAGGATCGATTAAAGAAGAGTATGGTAAAGATGCTATCGGTTTTATTTCTTCATCTAAAATTACGAATGAAGACAATTACGTTATTCAAAAACTAGCCCGACAAGTATTTGAAACGAATAATATTGATAACTGCTCACGTTATTGCCAATCACCAGCAACGGATGGTTTGTTCCGTACAATTGGTATGGGCGGTGATGCAGGAACGATTAAAGATATTGCGCAATCTGGTCTTGTTATTATTGTAGGATGTAATCCGACAGAAGGTCATCCTGTTTTAGCTACACGTATTAAACGTGCACATAAATTACACGGACAAAAGTTAATTGTAGCTGATCTTCGTAAAACAGAAATGGCAGAGCGATCAGATGTCTTTATTAGTCCAAAACAAGGAACAGATCAAGTATGGTTAATGGCTGTTACGAAATATATGATTGATCAAGGTTGGCATGATCAAGAATTTATTAATGAGAATGTAAACTTCTTTGAAGATTTCAAAGAGAGCCTGAAAGAATATACACTTGAATATGGAGAAGAAATGACTGGTATTTCAAAAGAAACACTTATTCAAATGGCTGAAATGATTCGTGATGCAGATGGTACATGTATCCTTTGGGGGATGGGAGTAACGCAAAATACAGGTGGCTCTGATACTTCCGCTGCGATTTCAAACTTACTTCTTGCAACAGGGAACTATCGTCGTCCAGGAGCAGGTGCATACCCACTTCGAGGTCATAATAACGTACAAGGTGCTTGTGATATGGGTACTTTACCAGGATGGCTTCCAGGATATCAGCACGTTACTAACGAAATGGAACGTGCGAAATTTGAAACTGCTTACGGAGTGAAAATTGATAGTGAACCAGGTCTTAATAATATTGAAATGCTTCACGCAATTGACGAAGGAAAAATGAAAGCAATGTATCTTGTCGGAGAAGATATGGCTCTTGTAGATTCTAATGCAAATCATGTACATGAAGTGTTAACGAGCCTTGATTTCTTCGTTGTGCAAGATGTTTTCCTTTCTAAAACTGCTCAATATGCAGATGTTGTATTACCAGCAGCGCCATCTCTTGAGAAAGAAGGTACTTTCACAAATACAGAGCGCCGTGTCCAAAGATTATATCAAGTTCTTCCTACGCTAGGAGATGCGAAACCAGACTGGTGGATCGTCCAGGAAGTTGCGAATAAACTAGGTGCAAACTGGAATTATAGCCACCCAAGTGAAATCTTTGCTGAAATGGCAAGTTTATCACCATTGTTCTCGCAAGCGAACTATGAAGTGCTTGAAGGATGGAACAGTTTCCATTGGGGAAGTTTTGATGGAACGAATACACCACTTCTGTTCCAAGATGGATTTAACTTCCCAGATAAAAAAGCTCGTTTTGCGATTGCTGACTGGGTACGTCCAGCTGAATTTCCAGCCGAGTTTGACCTTCACATTAACAACGGTCGTATGCTTGAGCATTTCCATGAAGGGAATATGACAAATAAATCAACAGGTATTCAAACGAAAGTACCTGGTGTTTTCGTTGAAATCTCTCCAGACCTTGCAAAAGAACGTGGCGTAAAAACAGGTTCGTTAGTTCGTCTTGTCTCTCCTTTTGGAGCATTAAAATTACGTGCACTCGTTACAGATCGTGTAAAAGCGAATGAGTTATATTTACCGATGAACTCTACAGATAACGAAACGGCAATTAATTTCTTAACAGGTCCTGCTGTGGATGTACGTACGAATACACCTGCGTATAAACAAACGAAAGTACGTATGGAAGTGTTAGAAGTTGATGGCGAAAATCCGATGCCAAAAGCGAACCCACGCAATAAAAAACGTCACCCTCAAGCTGGAATTGAGGTACATCGTAAGTGGGCACGTACAGGGTATGTGCATTTAACGGATAAGTAG